The DNA window GATAGTGAAGGCGCGAGGCGCGCTGGACGTGCTCGACGGTCAGCGGCCAGCCTGCTTCATAAGCGTTGATCACTTTATGTTCCGCGCCGTGATATTGGAAAACGCGCTTCACAAGCGGCGTTAACGAAATAAAGTAAATATAGCCAAGCAACAGGGCTAGCTTAAAAATCCCTTCAAGCAAAATCTGCCCCGTCTTCCCGGGAACGAGCGGTTTGAACAAGGCGGCAGCGAGCGCCGGGATGAGCGTAAAAATCGTTTTGGCGAACAAAAACGACAGCACGCCGATGGCTGCGGCGCCGAGAATGAGCGTCAGTTTGGAGCTGCGCTCCTCATCCGCCTGCTCCTCCCCTGGAGCCACCTCATACCGTTCGCTCGCAAACTGCAAATGTTTTGCCCCGTTCGCGCTTGCTTCGATCAGGGCGATGATGCCGCGGACAAACGGGATTTTCTTAAAGGCGGCCAGCGTCGGATTGGCGCGGCGCGGCAAGGAAAAGTATTCAATCGTTCCATCATTGCGGCGAACGGCGGTGACAGAGTGCGTTTTGCCGGCAAACATCACTCCTTCAACGACCGCCTGGCCGCCGTATAACGGTTTATCCATTTTTTTCATCAAGCAAACACCAACCTATTTTTATGTTTATTATTTTATTCTACAAGAAACGTTCGGAAACCTCTAGGTTGATGTCACTGTTATGATTTCCAAAAAATCCATTATTTACACGGAGGTGATCATTTTTTTCGCTTGATTCATGGGGCGGCCGGCTGTAGGTCATACTAACGGACAAGGAGGTGCAGCATGATGGCGGAACAAAAAGGAAAGCTCGAGCAGGAGAAAAGAGAGCGGCCCATGACGCTCTTGCAAAAAACGATCATTATTGGGTTTGTCGGCGGGGTGTTTTGGAGCTTGATCGGCTATTTGGCGTACTTTTTCAACTTTAGCGAAATCAGTCCAAACATGGTGTTAGTTCCTTGGGTGGCCAGCGGCTGGAAATACGGAAAAACAGGCAACTATGTAGCCATCGCGTTGATCGGTGTCATTTCCATTGCGGCGGCGCTCCTTTACTACGCGTTGCTGCGGAACATTCGCGGCATGTGGGCGGGCATTTTATACGGCGCGGCGCTGTGGGTGGTTGTTTTCTATTTGTTCAATCCGTTGTTTCCGAATGTTCAGCCGGTCGCTGATTTAGAACCGAATACAGTCATTACGACGCTTTGCCTATACATTTTATACGGCGTGTTCGTCGGCTATTCGATTTCCTTTGAGACGCAGGAAATGAACCGGCCATCCCAAAGCACCGGGAAAGAGGCGGCGAAGGAAGGAAGCTGACGAAGCGTCCCTATGTTGCTTGAGCAAACGGCGCGCCTCTCTGTCAAACCGACGTATAGCGAAACTTTCCTCCCTATGGTAAAATAAAGAAGGTTTTCACAAGGCTTCGTATCGCATGATGGCTGGTGACAAGCGGCCGTATGAAACCGGCGCATCGTGCCGCCTTTGGCGCGGTCGCGGCTGAAAAGCCCCCTTCATGGCCAAACGGCAGGGGGCAAATTCCATGGGAAGAGGAGAATGAGGGATGGAAAAGCTGGAAAAACTTCGAACGCTTCTTGAGGAGCGGCATATTGATGGTCTTTTAGTGACAAACGGCTACAACCGCCGCTACATCACGGGGTTTACCGGCACGGCTGGCGTCGCGCTTGTCAGCCGCGAAGGGGCGATGTTTATTACCGACTTCCGCTATGTCGAGCAAGCATCCAAACAAGTCGAAGGCTTTGAGATTGTTCAACATAGCGGGCCGATCGTTGAAGAAATCGCGAGACAAGTAAAGCGGCTTGGCATCGGCAAACTTGGCTTTGAGCAGGAAGACGTCACGTACGCAGCATACAAAGCGTATGAGGAGGCGATCAGCGCCGAGCTTGTGCCGACGTCGAACGTAGTGGAAACGTTGCGCTTGATTAAGTCGGAAGCAGAGATTAAGATATTAAAGGAAGCAGCAGAAATCGCTGATGCGGCATTTGCCCATATTTTGTCGTTCATCCGTCCGGGCGTCAAAGAAATCGAAGTGGCGAATGAGCTCGAGTTTTTTATGCGCAAGCAAGGAGCGTCTTCTTCTTCCTTTGATACGATCGTC is part of the Geobacillus sp. 46C-IIa genome and encodes:
- a CDS encoding DUF1385 domain-containing protein; the protein is MDKPLYGGQAVVEGVMFAGKTHSVTAVRRNDGTIEYFSLPRRANPTLAAFKKIPFVRGIIALIEASANGAKHLQFASERYEVAPGEEQADEERSSKLTLILGAAAIGVLSFLFAKTIFTLIPALAAALFKPLVPGKTGQILLEGIFKLALLLGYIYFISLTPLVKRVFQYHGAEHKVINAYEAGWPLTVEHVQRASRLHYRCGSSFILFTVIVGLFLYLFVPTDPLWLRMVNRLALIPVVLGVSFEVLQFTNKLRDVPLLRWLGYPGLWLQRLTTKEPDDDQVEVAIASFQRLLHLEAEAEAKKAVQ
- a CDS encoding YqhR family membrane protein, which gives rise to MMAEQKGKLEQEKRERPMTLLQKTIIIGFVGGVFWSLIGYLAYFFNFSEISPNMVLVPWVASGWKYGKTGNYVAIALIGVISIAAALLYYALLRNIRGMWAGILYGAALWVVVFYLFNPLFPNVQPVADLEPNTVITTLCLYILYGVFVGYSISFETQEMNRPSQSTGKEAAKEGS
- a CDS encoding Xaa-Pro peptidase family protein: MEKLEKLRTLLEERHIDGLLVTNGYNRRYITGFTGTAGVALVSREGAMFITDFRYVEQASKQVEGFEIVQHSGPIVEEIARQVKRLGIGKLGFEQEDVTYAAYKAYEEAISAELVPTSNVVETLRLIKSEAEIKILKEAAEIADAAFAHILSFIRPGVKEIEVANELEFFMRKQGASSSSFDTIVASGYRSALPHGVASEKTIERGELVTLDFGAYYKGYCSDLTRTVAVGDISAELKTIYDIVLEAQRRGMSGLKAGMTGKEADALTRDYIREKGYADYFGHSTGHGIGLEIHEGPALSFRSDAVLEPGMVVTVEPGIYIPGLGGVRIEDDAVITADGNEALTHSPKELIIL